The uncultured Methanomethylovorans sp. genome contains a region encoding:
- a CDS encoding aldo/keto reductase — MIDTPITINNKIALGTVQFGLDYGINNKNGQIPETKVFEILQEAIISGISILDTAYVYGNSEQVIGNFIKKCGNQFKIISKLPECNPEEVITIFDSSLQRLNVNRLYGYMCHSFQHCMQNPEIWETLNELRSEGRVEKIGLSLYYPSELENIISSNLKFDIVQVPYNVFDRRFEPFFSILKQRGVEIFVRSTFLQGLVFKKPSELDGYFSKIQSKIATLHSLAAKMNVPIAALCLNFVVLNEFVDRVVVGVDSTQNLQEIISSSVYCSNVKNVLHELDSLCEDDENMILPTNWKVQR, encoded by the coding sequence ATGATCGATACTCCTATTACTATTAATAATAAAATTGCACTAGGGACTGTACAATTTGGATTAGACTATGGCATCAATAATAAAAATGGACAAATACCTGAAACAAAGGTGTTTGAGATACTGCAAGAGGCCATAATATCTGGAATTAGTATTCTAGATACAGCTTATGTATATGGCAATAGTGAACAGGTTATTGGGAATTTCATCAAAAAATGTGGAAATCAATTTAAAATCATCTCTAAATTGCCAGAATGCAATCCCGAAGAAGTAATTACTATATTTGATTCATCGTTACAGAGGTTGAATGTTAACAGATTATACGGTTATATGTGCCACAGCTTCCAACATTGCATGCAAAATCCTGAAATATGGGAGACATTAAATGAACTAAGATCTGAAGGTCGGGTAGAAAAAATAGGTCTTTCCCTCTATTACCCATCAGAACTTGAAAACATTATTAGTAGTAATCTAAAATTTGATATAGTTCAGGTGCCATACAATGTTTTTGACAGGCGTTTTGAGCCGTTTTTCTCAATCCTTAAACAAAGAGGAGTGGAAATTTTTGTCAGGTCCACCTTCTTGCAAGGATTGGTATTCAAAAAGCCATCTGAACTGGATGGATATTTTTCTAAAATTCAAAGCAAAATAGCAACTCTTCATTCACTAGCTGCTAAGATGAATGTTCCAATAGCAGCGTTGTGTTTGAATTTTGTTGTTCTAAATGAATTTGTAGATAGGGTAGTTGTTGGTGTTGACAGTACTCAAAACTTACAGGAAATTATTTCGTCTTCTGTATATTGTTCTAATGTTAAGAATGTGCTTCATGAACTTGATTCACTATGTGAAGATGATGAAAATATGATCCTGCCGACAAACTGGAAGGTGCAAAGATAA